The following coding sequences are from one Gossypium raimondii isolate GPD5lz chromosome 4, ASM2569854v1, whole genome shotgun sequence window:
- the LOC105767791 gene encoding dehydration-responsive element-binding protein 1B has product MKHISVLSSKDHENPCSAPEPGSSSGNVEVQSQKRKAGRKKFQETRHPIYKGVRRRNEKWVSEVREPNKKSRIWLGTFSSPVMAAKAYDAAALTLKGVSASLNFPDSAYALPRAKSSSISDIQSAAMQAASEGFGDHAKASSPLPFLSSYPPPLSCSESSKILFVDEEEVFNMPGILDSMAEGLILTPPAMQKGYYYWEDDLDDFVELNLWGD; this is encoded by the coding sequence ATGAAACACATATCGGTTTTAAGTTCAAAAGACCACGAAAATCCATGTTCGGCGCCTGAACCTGGAAGTTCAAGTGGGAATGTTGAAGTGCAATCCCAAAAGCGAAAAGCTGGAAGGAAGAAGTTTCAAGAGACTCGACACCCTATTTACAAAGGTGTAAGGAGGAGGAATGAGAAGTGGGTGAGCGAGGTTCGAGAGCCAAACAAGAAGTCTCGAATCTGGTTGGGGACATTCTCCAGTCCAGTTATGGCTGCTAAGGCTTATGATGCAGCGGCCTTGACTCTCAAGGGGGTTTCTGCTTCATTAAACTTCCCCGACTCTGCCTATGCATTACCACGTGCTAAGTCATCCTCCATAAGTGATATTCAGTCTGCCGCTATGCAGGCTGCATCGGAGGGTTTTGGTGATCATGCCAAAGCATCGTCTCCTTTGCCTTTTTTGTCATCGTATCCCCCGCCATTGTCGTGCTCGGAGAGTTCCAAGATTTTGTTTGTGGATGAAGAAGAGGTGTTTAACATGCCAGGGATACTTGATAGTATGGCAGAAGGATTGATCTTAACTCCACCAGCTATGCAAAAAGGGTACTACTATTGGGAGGATGATTTAGATGATTTTGTGGAACTAAATCTCTGGGGTGACTAA